The following coding sequences lie in one Pseudomonas sp. B33.4 genomic window:
- the fos gene encoding fosfomycin resistance glutathione transferase, giving the protein MLTGLNHLTLAVSDLNRSLAFYRDVLQLRVEATWDAGAYLSLPGLWLCLSLDPLRSSEPCADYTHYAFSLNAADFSTFVAKLKAVNVQEWRDNRSEGASFYFLDPDGHKLEAHVGDLASRLAACRQKPYAGMHFYDES; this is encoded by the coding sequence ATGCTCACCGGCCTCAACCACCTGACACTCGCGGTCAGCGATCTGAACCGCAGCCTGGCGTTCTATCGCGATGTGTTGCAACTGCGCGTCGAAGCCACGTGGGATGCCGGTGCCTACTTGTCGCTGCCGGGGTTGTGGTTGTGTCTGTCGCTTGATCCGTTGCGCTCGAGTGAACCGTGCGCCGATTACACCCATTACGCGTTCAGCCTCAATGCAGCCGATTTCTCAACATTCGTAGCAAAGCTGAAAGCGGTGAACGTGCAGGAGTGGCGTGATAACCGCAGCGAAGGCGCGTCGTTCTACTTCCTCGATCCCGACGGCCACAAGCTCGAGGCTCACGTCGGCGATCTCGCTTCACGACTGGCAGCCTGTCGGCAAAAACCATACGCCGGCATGCATTTTTACGACGAGTCATGA
- a CDS encoding LysE family translocator produces MTPSLLMAVLASGFIYGITPGPGVLAVFGIGAAHGRRAGAGFLCGHLLGDVVWCSTALIAIVGAREIGSTAFDVLGVLSGLYLFWLGWRAVRAQRRNGDEPQGAARKPFWHGILFGLTNPKAYPVAVATFTALLSSRAELLNWSMLPALIALSFLGGLLAYAILIGVVGAQRVRTLYQRHELLITRLCGVMFIGFAINALMHALPGLMPNKA; encoded by the coding sequence ATGACTCCATCGTTGCTAATGGCCGTGCTGGCCTCGGGTTTCATTTACGGCATTACGCCCGGACCGGGTGTACTGGCGGTGTTCGGCATTGGCGCAGCCCATGGGCGACGGGCCGGGGCGGGGTTTCTTTGCGGGCACCTGCTCGGCGATGTGGTCTGGTGCAGTACGGCGCTGATCGCGATTGTCGGCGCCCGGGAAATCGGCAGCACCGCGTTTGATGTGCTCGGTGTGCTCAGCGGCTTGTACTTGTTCTGGCTTGGCTGGCGTGCCGTGCGGGCCCAGCGTCGCAACGGTGACGAACCGCAAGGCGCGGCGCGCAAGCCGTTCTGGCACGGCATTTTGTTTGGTTTGACCAACCCCAAGGCCTATCCGGTGGCGGTGGCGACGTTCACCGCGCTGCTGTCGAGCCGTGCCGAACTGCTCAACTGGTCGATGCTGCCGGCGCTGATTGCCCTGAGTTTCCTCGGTGGCCTGCTGGCCTACGCTATTCTGATCGGCGTGGTCGGCGCGCAACGGGTTCGCACGCTGTATCAGCGTCATGAGCTGCTTATCACCCGCTTGTGCGGCGTGATGTTCATCGGTTTTGCCATCAACGCGCTGATGCATGCGCTGCCGGGGCTGATGCCGAACAAGGCTTGA